The genomic interval CGCCCTGGTTCAAGGGGCCGGCGCTGATCGAGCATCTCGAAACTGTCGAGATCGGCAGCGCCACCGACGAGGCGAAGCCGTTCCGTATGCCGGTGCAGTGGGTCAACCGCCCGAACCTCGATTTCCGGGGCTTCTCGGGCCAGCTCGCGAGCGGCAAGGTCAAGCCCGGCGATGCGGTCCGTATCTTGCCGAGCGGCAAGACGACGACGATTGATCGCATCGTCACCCTCGACGGCGATCTGGACGAAGCGGTGGCCGGGCAGTCGGTTACGCTGACCCTCGCCGACGAGGTCGACTGCTCGCGCGGCGACGTGATCGCCGCCGCCGACGCGCCGCCCGAGGCGGCCGATCAGTTCGAGGCGACTTTGGTGTGGATGGCCGACGAGGCGATGATCCCGGGCCGCGCCTATTGGCTCAAGCTCGCGACGCAGAGCGTCTCGGCGACGGTTCAGGCGCCGAAGTACGAGATCAACGTCAACACGCTCGACCATCTCGCGGCGAAGACGCTCGACCTCAACGGCATCGGCGTCGTCGAGCTGTCGACCGACAAGCCGATCACCTTCGAAGCCTATGGCGACAACCGCGCGCTGGGCGGCTTCATCCTCATCGACAAGCTGACCAACGCGACGGTCGCCGCGGGGATGCTGCATTTCAGCCTGCGCCGCGCGCAGAATGTCCACTGGCAGGCGACCGACATCGACCGCGACATGCGCGCGAACCTCAAGAACCAGCGCCCCGCGCTGCTCTGGTTCACCGGCCTTTCCGGCTCGGGCAAGTCGACGATCGCGAACCTCGTCGAGAAGAAGCTGCACCGGATGAACCGGCACAGCTTCCTGCTCGACGGCGATAATGTCCGCCACGGCCTCAACCGCGACCTCGGTTTTACCGAGGCCGACCGGATCGAGAATATCCGCCGCGTGGGCGAGGTCGCCAAGCTGATGAGCGATGCGGGGCTGATCGTCATCACCGCCTTCATCTCGCCTTTCCGGGCGGAGCGCGAGATGGTGCGCGCGATGCTGCCCGAGGGCGAGTTTATCGAGGTGTTCATCGACACCCCGCTGGCCGAGGCCGAACGGCGCGACGTCAAGGGCCTCTACAAGAAGGCGCGCGCGGGGCAGCTCAAGAATTTCACCGGGATCGACAGCCCCTATGAGGCACCCGAAAATCCCGAGATCCGCATCGACACGACCGCGATGACGCCCGAAGAGGCGGCGGACATGATCATCGATCGTCTGCTGGGGTAGATATGACCGCAGCGGAGACCGACGAACAACTGGCCGAACGGCTCGCGACGGCGGCGGGCGCGATCCTGCTCGATCTGCGCGCGCGGGGCGGGCTTGACGGCAAGACGTTGGGGAAAGCGGGCGATGAGCGGGCGAACGCGATGCTCTGCCGCGAGATTCGCGCCACACGGCCCGCCGATGCGCTGCTGTCCGAAGAGGAAAAGGATAACCCCGCGCGCTGTAGCAACTCGCGCGTCTGGATCATCGATCCGCTCGACGGCACGCGCGAATATGGCGAGGGCAGGGACGATTGGGCGGTGCATGTCGCGCTCGCCGTCGATGGTGTCGCCACGGTCGGCGCGGTCGCGTTGCCGGGTTTGGGCGTCACGTTGACTTCGGGTGTGCCGGTTGCGCTTCAACCGGCAAACCAGCCACTCCGCATGCTCGTCAGCCGCACTCGCCCCGCCGCCGAAGCAGTCTTCGTCGCCGAAAGGTTCCATGCCGAACTGCTCGCCATGGGCTCGGCGGGCGCCAAGGCGATGGCGGTGGTGCTTGGGCAGGCCGACATCTACCTCCACACCGGCGGTCAATATGAATGGGACAATTGCGCTCCCGTCGCTGTGGCGCAGGCCGCGGGCCTTCACGTCAGCCGCGTCGATGGCTCGCCGATCCGCTACAACAACCCCGACACCTATCTGCCCGATCTGCTGATCTGCCGTAAAGAACTCGCCGAAGAGGTGTTGCGGGTGGCGGCAGAATATTCTTCCCTCGCATAATCGTCATCCCGGCCGTCGCCGGAACACCGACGTAATAACTCGCTTGATGTCGCGATTTAAGCACCTCGGGTGCGTCGCCTTCAATTCGCGATTCATGCTGAGGCCGGGCGCCGGCGAACGCAGCCGCCGTGTATGTCCACCTTGATGAAGTCCCCGCCGTATCATTCGATCGTCCACTCAAAAAAAAGGGAGGCGCATTTTGCCTTGATGGCCGTTTTAGATAGGTAACGGATCAGGAGGAGCGGGGTGGCAGCGGAATCTGTCTCCGAACTGGAACGGCTGACCCGGAAATTCCGGCCGCCGCTGATCGCCTTTTTTTCGCGTCGGGTCACGGGTCTCGCTGAGGCCGAGGACATGACCCAGGAGGTTTTCGTACGGCTGATGCGAACGCAAGCGAATATCGAAGAGACGAGTGCCGCCTATATTTTCCGGATCGCGGCGAATCTCATCAAGGATCGTGCCCGCCACGATCTTGTGCGCCGACACTTCGCCGACGCCGTGCGAAGCGAAGGCGGCGTGGGCATCGATCCCTTCGACCCCTTCCGGATCGCTTCGGCGCGCGAAAGCATTTCGGTCCTCTGGGCCGCGATCCAGGCGCTGCCCGAACCCACGCAGCAGATATTCATATTGTACCGCGTCGAGGATATTCCCAAGCAGACGATTGCCGACAATTTCGGATTCCACCTGCGGACGGTCGACAAGCATATCTCGCGCGCGCTGGTCTTTCTTGCCCGTCGGATGAGACAGCAGGCATGATTCCCGAGAACGACAACGACGGTTTTGCCGAGCAGGAAGAACGGGCCGCCGCCTGGTGCCTGCGGATTGCCGAGCGGCCGCTCACCTCCGCCGAGCAGGCCGATTTCGACGAATGGCTCGCCGCCGACGAGCGCCACGCCCAATATTTCGAGCAGATGGTGGCGGTGTGGCAAGGCACCGACGCGATCGCGGAACTTCCTGGCTTTCTGTCGCTTCGCGCCAAGGCGCTGACGACGATGGAAAGCGCCCGGACCCATAATGAGCAGCCATCGCGAAGCTTGACCCGCCGCCACGCTTTCGGGGCGCTGACCGCGTTCGCGCTGACGGCGGGGGGCGGCGCCTGGTACTGGGCCGAGAGTCCCGACGTCTATGCTACCGCCGTGGGTGAACGGCGGATCGTTCGCCTCGATGACGGGTCCAGCGTCTCGCTGGACGCCGCCAGCCGGATGCTGGTGTCCTTCACCGACGAACGGCGCGCGGTCACGCTCGAGCGCGGCCGGGCCAAGTTCGACGTGGCGAAAGATCCGCTCCGGCCGTTCACGGTGACCGCCGGTTCGCAGTCGGTGGTCGCGGTGGGTACGAGTTTCAGCGTCGAACTGCTGAAAGATCAACTCCGGGTCCTGCTGTTCGAAGGACAGGTCGCGGTCGTGCCGCGTGCCATCGCCGCGGCCAATATCAGGGCGCGGCGACCGGCATCGGCGACAACCCAGCTTTTGCCCGGACAGGAATTGGTGGCCAATCTTTCATCCGGTGCTGCGGAAGTCCTGCCTGTCGAAGCCGAGCGCTCGCTCGGCTGGGAAGGCGGCCGCGTCGATTTTGTCGACATGCCGCTGGCGGATGCGGTCGAGCGGATGAACCGTTACGCCGCATCGCCGATCGTCATCGGCGATGCGGCGGCGGGCCGCCATCTTGTCAACGGCGTGTTCGATGCGGGCGACACCGACAGCTTCGTCAAGGGCGTCACATCGCTCTATCCGCTGTCCGCGCATGACACAGGCGACAAAATTTTGATTAAAACAGTAAATTCTGGAACAGATAAGAAAAAAAATAGCAGAAGTTAAAAATAATAGGCCAAAATCGGCGACTGGATCGTCTTTATGACAGGGGGGCGGAAATATCGATCCCTCGCATAGAGGGAGAGAATATGTCTAACCGTCGCTATCTATTGTCGAGCCTTGCCGTTGGTGCGCTCGTTTCCGTGTCGGCGCCCGCGCAGGCCGAAGCGCGCCAGATTCAGCAGTTTGATATTCCGGCCCAGGATCTGGGCGGCGCGCTACGCGCCTTCGCGCGCGCGTCGGGCGTACAGGTCATCTTCGATGGCAAAGCCGTGCGAGGCAAGCGCAGCGAGGCGCTTCGGTCGCGGTCGGGTGCAGAAGAGGCGCTCCGCGAGCTGCTTCGCGGAACCGGGATGGCCTATCATCGCAAAGGAAAGATCTTCATCGTCAGCCCGGCGCGGACGATCGCACAGGCTCCTGTCCAGATGGCGAGTGCGGCGCCGGTCGTAATGGCTACGCAGGCTTCGGCGCCGGACAGCAGCGACACCGCCGAAATCATCGTGACGGCACAGAAAAAGGCGGAGAGGATCGTCGACGTGCCGATCGCGATGACGGCGCTGTCGTCCGCCGCGCTCGACGATCATAAGATCGAGGGGGG from uncultured Sphingopyxis sp. carries:
- the cysN gene encoding sulfate adenylyltransferase subunit CysN, whose product is MTDPIYVTDALIAEDIDAYLAGHEKKSLLRFITCGSVDDGKSTLIGRLLYDSKMIFEDQLAALEADSRRVGTQGQEIDFALLVDGLAAEREQGITIDVAYRFFTTEKRKFIVADTPGHEQYTRNMVTGASTADAAIILIDATKGVLTQTRRHSFLAHLLGIKHIVLAVNKMDLVGYDKSVFDRIMLAYRAFASEIGITHFTAIPISGFKGDNITALSDNTPWFKGPALIEHLETVEIGSATDEAKPFRMPVQWVNRPNLDFRGFSGQLASGKVKPGDAVRILPSGKTTTIDRIVTLDGDLDEAVAGQSVTLTLADEVDCSRGDVIAAADAPPEAADQFEATLVWMADEAMIPGRAYWLKLATQSVSATVQAPKYEINVNTLDHLAAKTLDLNGIGVVELSTDKPITFEAYGDNRALGGFILIDKLTNATVAAGMLHFSLRRAQNVHWQATDIDRDMRANLKNQRPALLWFTGLSGSGKSTIANLVEKKLHRMNRHSFLLDGDNVRHGLNRDLGFTEADRIENIRRVGEVAKLMSDAGLIVITAFISPFRAEREMVRAMLPEGEFIEVFIDTPLAEAERRDVKGLYKKARAGQLKNFTGIDSPYEAPENPEIRIDTTAMTPEEAADMIIDRLLG
- a CDS encoding 3'(2'),5'-bisphosphate nucleotidase CysQ, whose protein sequence is MTAAETDEQLAERLATAAGAILLDLRARGGLDGKTLGKAGDERANAMLCREIRATRPADALLSEEEKDNPARCSNSRVWIIDPLDGTREYGEGRDDWAVHVALAVDGVATVGAVALPGLGVTLTSGVPVALQPANQPLRMLVSRTRPAAEAVFVAERFHAELLAMGSAGAKAMAVVLGQADIYLHTGGQYEWDNCAPVAVAQAAGLHVSRVDGSPIRYNNPDTYLPDLLICRKELAEEVLRVAAEYSSLA
- a CDS encoding sigma-70 family RNA polymerase sigma factor, with amino-acid sequence MAAESVSELERLTRKFRPPLIAFFSRRVTGLAEAEDMTQEVFVRLMRTQANIEETSAAYIFRIAANLIKDRARHDLVRRHFADAVRSEGGVGIDPFDPFRIASARESISVLWAAIQALPEPTQQIFILYRVEDIPKQTIADNFGFHLRTVDKHISRALVFLARRMRQQA
- a CDS encoding FecR domain-containing protein; translation: MIPENDNDGFAEQEERAAAWCLRIAERPLTSAEQADFDEWLAADERHAQYFEQMVAVWQGTDAIAELPGFLSLRAKALTTMESARTHNEQPSRSLTRRHAFGALTAFALTAGGGAWYWAESPDVYATAVGERRIVRLDDGSSVSLDAASRMLVSFTDERRAVTLERGRAKFDVAKDPLRPFTVTAGSQSVVAVGTSFSVELLKDQLRVLLFEGQVAVVPRAIAAANIRARRPASATTQLLPGQELVANLSSGAAEVLPVEAERSLGWEGGRVDFVDMPLADAVERMNRYAASPIVIGDAAAGRHLVNGVFDAGDTDSFVKGVTSLYPLSAHDTGDKILIKTVNSGTDKKKNSRS